In Methanosphaera sp., a single window of DNA contains:
- a CDS encoding DUF5612 domain-containing protein, with product MSTVTVNLKTVEKVGVLHTIADKLYEQNYNIIHTHLFLRDNSGRIYMEITGVDCADDVVKCISEVPDVISVELQQTLHASFGKRVIVLGDGEVMAQTIQAAIIEAESHNMSGETISVDGMIIGGGSEIQESIKSLEQLPRVEALVLSGSMMGGMISDEIVKLKENNEDLIIISVDMMGDLSSVVDHVINDPKQAGIMAVKLISDKDYYADEILDNKFLNK from the coding sequence ATGAGCACAGTAACAGTTAATCTTAAAACTGTAGAAAAAGTAGGTGTACTTCACACCATAGCTGATAAATTATATGAACAAAATTATAATATAATTCATACTCACCTATTTCTGCGAGATAATTCAGGACGAATTTATATGGAAATAACAGGTGTAGATTGTGCAGATGATGTTGTAAAGTGTATTTCAGAAGTACCAGATGTCATATCTGTAGAATTACAACAAACACTACATGCTAGTTTTGGAAAAAGAGTTATTGTTTTAGGTGATGGTGAAGTCATGGCTCAAACAATACAGGCAGCTATTATTGAGGCTGAATCTCATAATATGAGTGGTGAAACTATTAGTGTTGATGGTATGATTATTGGTGGAGGTTCTGAAATTCAAGAATCAATAAAGTCACTAGAACAACTTCCACGTGTTGAAGCTTTAGTTTTATCTGGATCTATGATGGGTGGTATGATTAGTGATGAGATTGTAAAGTTAAAAGAAAATAATGAAGATCTTATCATAATTTCTGTTGATATGATGGGAGATTTATCTTCTGTTGTTGATCATGTAATTAATGATCCAAAACAGGCTGGTATTATGGCAGTAAAGCTTATATCAGATAAGGATTATTATGCAGATGAGATCTTAGATAATAAGTTTTTAAATAAATAA
- a CDS encoding hydroxymethylglutaryl-CoA synthase, protein MTGIIGYGAHVPSYRIKVEEIAKVWGDDPESISKGLVVEEKSVPGPDEDTVTIAVEAARRALKRAEIDPQDIGAIYVGSESHPYAVKPTATIVADAIRAAPELTAADLEFACKAGTAGIQAATGLVKSKLVKNALAIGADTSQGAPGDALEYTASAGGAAYIIGEENTIADIDATCSFTTDTPDFYRREGQDYPSHGGRFTGQPAYFKHVLGAANLMFEKTNTTAEDYDYGVFHQPNGKFYIRAARKLGFTEEQYKQGLLTPHIGNTYSGATPLGLASVLDIAKPGDKIFMVSYGSGAGSDAFTLTVNDRIEEVRNNAKTLDEITKNVTYVDYATYAKFKGKIKMN, encoded by the coding sequence ATGACAGGAATAATTGGATATGGAGCTCATGTTCCTTCTTACAGAATAAAAGTGGAAGAAATTGCCAAGGTATGGGGAGATGATCCTGAATCTATCTCTAAAGGATTAGTAGTAGAAGAAAAATCCGTACCAGGACCTGATGAAGATACAGTGACAATAGCAGTTGAAGCAGCAAGAAGAGCATTAAAAAGAGCAGAAATTGATCCTCAAGATATTGGAGCAATTTATGTGGGATCAGAATCACACCCATATGCAGTAAAACCTACAGCAACAATAGTTGCAGATGCAATAAGAGCAGCACCAGAACTTACAGCTGCTGACCTAGAATTTGCATGTAAAGCAGGAACTGCAGGTATTCAAGCAGCAACAGGTTTAGTTAAATCAAAACTTGTAAAAAATGCACTTGCAATTGGAGCAGATACATCACAAGGTGCACCAGGAGATGCACTTGAATACACAGCATCAGCTGGAGGAGCTGCATATATTATTGGAGAAGAAAACACAATAGCAGACATTGATGCAACATGCAGTTTTACAACAGATACACCTGATTTCTACAGAAGAGAAGGTCAAGATTACCCATCACATGGTGGAAGATTTACAGGACAACCTGCATACTTCAAACACGTACTTGGAGCAGCAAATCTAATGTTTGAAAAAACAAATACAACAGCAGAAGACTATGACTATGGTGTATTCCACCAGCCAAATGGTAAATTCTACATAAGAGCAGCAAGAAAACTTGGATTTACAGAAGAACAATACAAACAAGGTCTATTAACTCCACACATTGGAAATACATACTCAGGAGCAACACCACTTGGTCTTGCATCAGTACTTGATATTGCAAAACCAGGAGATAAAATCTTCATGGTATCCTATGGATCAGGAGCTGGAAGTGACGCATTTACACTTACAGTAAATGATAGAATAGAAGAAGTAAGAAACAATGCTAAAACTCTTGATGAAATTACTAAAAACGTAACATACGTTGATTATGCAACATATGCTAAGTTCAAAGGAAAAATAAAAATGAATTAA
- a CDS encoding thiolase domain-containing protein yields the protein MRDVAIVGVSQTKFGELWDKSFRDLVVEAGVDAIKDANMNGDDIEAMYIGNMSGGLFVGQEHIGSLIAEHSGLAPIPATRVEAACASGGLALRQAIMAVASGYYDRVMAAGVEKMTDVVDATPAIAAAADQEWEAQHGVTFPSLYAMMAERHMYEYGTTREQIAGFAVLGHKNGALNPKAQFQREISVDAVLNSTKVASPLNILDCSPVSDGASAVIVCPAEDALKYTDNPIYIKASTQASDTIALHSRKSLTTIESTKIASRKAYDIAGVTAKDMDLAEVHDCFSINGLIAIEDLGFFEKGKGGQAIEDGLIERDGEIAVNPSGGLKARGHPLGATGIAQVAELTWQLRGDAGKRQVDDAKYGIALNIGGTGGTTAVHILSNEKD from the coding sequence ATGAGAGATGTCGCAATAGTAGGAGTTTCCCAGACTAAGTTTGGAGAATTATGGGATAAATCATTCAGAGATTTAGTTGTAGAAGCTGGAGTTGACGCAATAAAAGATGCTAACATGAATGGTGATGACATTGAAGCAATGTACATCGGTAACATGAGTGGTGGATTATTTGTAGGACAAGAACACATTGGATCATTAATTGCAGAACACTCAGGACTTGCACCAATACCAGCAACAAGAGTAGAAGCAGCATGTGCATCAGGTGGTCTTGCACTAAGACAGGCAATTATGGCTGTAGCTTCAGGATACTATGATCGTGTAATGGCAGCAGGTGTTGAAAAAATGACAGATGTTGTAGATGCAACACCAGCAATTGCAGCAGCAGCAGATCAGGAATGGGAAGCACAACATGGAGTAACATTCCCATCATTATATGCTATGATGGCAGAAAGACACATGTATGAATATGGTACAACTCGTGAACAAATTGCAGGATTTGCAGTACTTGGACACAAAAATGGTGCACTAAATCCTAAAGCACAGTTCCAAAGAGAAATATCAGTAGATGCAGTACTTAACTCAACAAAAGTAGCATCACCACTTAATATTCTTGATTGTTCACCAGTATCAGATGGTGCATCTGCTGTTATTGTATGCCCAGCAGAAGATGCTCTTAAATACACAGATAACCCAATTTACATAAAAGCATCAACACAAGCATCAGATACAATTGCACTTCACAGCAGAAAAAGCTTAACAACAATTGAATCAACAAAAATAGCATCAAGAAAAGCATATGATATTGCAGGTGTAACTGCTAAAGATATGGATCTTGCAGAAGTACATGATTGTTTCAGTATAAATGGTCTTATTGCTATTGAAGATCTTGGATTCTTTGAAAAAGGAAAAGGTGGACAGGCAATTGAAGATGGTCTTATTGAACGTGATGGTGAAATTGCAGTAAATCCATCAGGTGGACTTAAAGCAAGAGGTCATCCACTTGGTGCAACAGGTATTGCACAAGTTGCAGAACTTACATGGCAATTACGTGGAGATGCAGGTAAAAGACAAGTTGATGATGCAAAATATGGTATTGCACTTAACATTGGTGGAACTGGTGGTACAACAGCAGTACATATATTATCTAATGAAAAAGATTAA
- a CDS encoding Ig-like domain-containing protein, producing the protein MNTTIKDGVLYEVLDTQTQKVGNHKITVKLGENSLYNAEEFNINLTIIKRDANISISTNTPTTSGNLIVDVNVTDNEKQIDSGVVSFKINGKTLLDENNNTITVNVTEDGKAHLNYILPSYIGSGEYNITAVYSDKNYERVDVTDNFNVDKSAIGNITADKITTPKGENTTINMTIKDAQGREIYGKTKIAIKIDGATVLNTYIYDGMLNVDLITEKTKVGNHNITVVLGENSRYLKGNILIPLEITG; encoded by the coding sequence ATGAATACAACAATAAAAGATGGAGTACTTTATGAAGTTTTAGATACACAAACACAAAAAGTAGGAAATCATAAAATCACAGTAAAACTTGGAGAAAACAGCCTATATAATGCAGAAGAATTTAATATAAACCTAACAATCATAAAACGTGATGCAAATATCAGCATATCAACAAATACACCTACAACATCAGGTAACTTAATTGTTGATGTAAATGTTACAGATAATGAAAAACAGATAGATAGTGGAGTTGTAAGTTTCAAAATTAATGGTAAAACATTACTTGATGAAAATAACAATACAATTACAGTAAATGTGACAGAAGATGGTAAAGCACACCTTAACTACATACTACCATCATACATTGGATCTGGAGAATATAACATAACAGCAGTATATTCTGATAAAAACTATGAAAGAGTAGATGTAACAGATAACTTTAATGTAGATAAAAGTGCTATTGGAAACATAACAGCAGATAAGATAACAACACCAAAAGGTGAAAATACAACAATTAATATGACAATTAAAGATGCACAGGGAAGAGAAATTTATGGTAAAACTAAAATTGCCATAAAAATTGATGGAGCAACAGTACTTAATACTTACATCTATGATGGAATGTTAAATGTTGATCTTATAACTGAGAAAACAAAAGTTGGAAATCATAATATTACAGTTGTACTTGGTGAAAACAGCAGATACTTAAAAGGCAATATATTAATTCCACTTGAAATTACAGGATAG
- a CDS encoding right-handed parallel beta-helix repeat-containing protein, which yields MQMKIGGVNYNIGGNINITNSSFINNMALNGSVNYNTNSATLNIIQSEFKDNTANDKGGINYNNKSYMNITDSKFTNNTGVVGGINFNNNSYVNITNVNFTNNKARSNSSINYNENTNITILDSNFTNNTSGPVGINSNVNTNITLQNLIFTNITFSGYGMEKSVNSTQIVQNVTYINTISSGTGGVFEASDSTIIMDNVIFNQTSSSGPGGVFNITNTTVNATNVNFTDCNASNGGVFNTLNSRINLTNVNFTRCNTTGGNGGVIASTNSNITISNANFNTTYARSTGGAFSIRNTNLNITNANFTNTKAGSPGGIVDFTSSNVSIIDSNINDTSAMMGSIFYSGTSNNLTIKSTNITNTVATSAPGAVGYLSGNDNIIVENTLINETISTNVGGLFYIGGSSNILKIKSSNITKTQINANGPGAIYLGGNSNLIIEDSQFSSNTAAGIGCVIYNSQGNVEIRNSNFTDNNQTTENLMGGVIYNDKGQLNIENSIFTNTLNQNNTIYSNADITLINVTLNNTITTPKAYEENTYYTPIQVDTLSENEDITITVDNQIFTTNKNATTNITSFNYTFSTSGDKTIKMSYPTYADSNINLLMDNVEAVDIIEIQPVSDIRVFDKITVDVTLKKADGTLFTDELPVAFKIGDKIYKNTTITGGQTTQEIDTSTLPVGDYDVVVIVGVENQTQFTIIKRDIEDKTITIDEIKTFENTTIDLTINDEMGTQLIGSIPVEVLLNGTSVLNTTIVDGVLKDTIPTDTLAGGEYDVEFKIPESDNYNAKTFTTKLNILKRGVIVDITTNADPVKPLDNVTVTITVTDENTAQSVRNGKVVLSFDEHGEIATLELTDGRATYTYTIPTDVIIFEFLPYHFEAVYEENDYYTTGSNKIEVNLEKLDIEDKTITIDEIKTFENTIIDLTINDEKGNTLIGSIPVEVLLNGTSVLNTTIVDGVLKDTIPTDTLVAGEYDVEFRIEETDIYNAKTFTTKLNILKRDVIVDITSDVSEIKPLHNITFTITVTDENTTQPVKEGQVVLKFDNNEITTLDLKDGKATYTYTIPSNVIVIPFMPYTVEADYITNNYYNKASNNLPVDVIKMDIADTTVVLDDTRVFE from the coding sequence ATGCAAATGAAAATTGGTGGAGTAAACTATAATATTGGTGGAAATATAAATATTACAAATTCAAGTTTCATAAATAACATGGCATTAAATGGATCTGTAAATTATAACACTAATTCTGCTACCTTAAATATAATACAATCAGAATTTAAAGATAACACAGCAAATGATAAAGGTGGAATAAATTATAATAATAAAAGTTATATGAATATAACAGATTCAAAATTCACAAATAACACAGGTGTAGTTGGTGGAATAAACTTCAACAATAATTCATATGTAAATATTACAAATGTAAACTTCACAAATAACAAAGCACGAAGTAATTCATCAATAAACTACAATGAAAATACCAACATAACAATACTAGATTCAAACTTCACAAATAATACATCAGGACCTGTAGGTATAAATTCAAATGTTAATACAAACATAACACTACAAAACTTAATATTTACAAATATAACATTTTCAGGATATGGAATGGAAAAAAGTGTAAATAGTACACAGATAGTACAAAATGTAACATACATAAATACCATATCAAGTGGTACTGGAGGAGTATTTGAAGCATCAGATTCAACAATTATAATGGATAATGTAATATTTAATCAAACATCATCATCAGGTCCTGGAGGAGTATTTAATATAACAAATACAACAGTTAATGCTACAAATGTAAACTTCACAGATTGTAATGCATCAAATGGTGGAGTATTTAATACATTAAATTCAAGAATAAATCTTACAAATGTAAACTTCACACGATGTAATACAACAGGTGGTAATGGAGGAGTAATAGCAAGTACTAATTCAAATATCACAATTTCAAATGCAAATTTCAATACAACATATGCAAGATCAACAGGTGGAGCATTCAGTATAAGAAATACAAATCTTAATATTACAAATGCAAACTTTACAAATACAAAAGCAGGAAGTCCTGGAGGAATAGTTGACTTTACAAGTTCAAATGTAAGTATAATAGATTCAAATATTAATGATACATCAGCAATGATGGGATCAATATTCTATTCAGGAACATCAAATAATCTAACAATAAAATCAACAAATATCACAAATACAGTTGCAACAAGTGCACCAGGAGCAGTAGGATATCTATCAGGTAATGATAATATAATAGTAGAAAATACATTAATTAATGAAACAATCTCAACAAATGTGGGTGGATTATTCTACATTGGAGGAAGTTCAAATATCCTAAAAATTAAATCATCAAATATTACAAAAACTCAAATTAATGCTAATGGTCCAGGTGCAATCTATTTAGGTGGAAATTCAAACCTAATAATTGAAGATTCACAATTTAGCTCAAATACAGCAGCAGGAATAGGATGTGTAATCTACAATTCACAGGGAAATGTAGAAATAAGAAATTCAAACTTCACAGATAACAATCAAACAACAGAAAATCTTATGGGTGGAGTAATATATAATGATAAAGGACAATTAAATATAGAAAATTCCATATTTACAAATACATTAAATCAAAACAACACAATCTATTCAAATGCAGATATAACACTTATAAATGTAACACTAAACAATACAATTACAACACCAAAAGCATATGAAGAAAATACATACTACACACCAATACAGGTAGATACACTAAGTGAAAATGAAGACATAACAATAACAGTTGACAATCAAATATTTACTACAAATAAAAATGCAACAACAAATATTACAAGCTTCAACTACACCTTCTCAACAAGTGGAGATAAAACAATAAAAATGTCATATCCAACATATGCAGATAGTAATATAAACCTACTAATGGACAATGTAGAAGCAGTAGATATAATAGAAATACAACCAGTAAGTGACATCAGAGTATTTGATAAAATAACAGTAGATGTAACACTTAAAAAAGCAGATGGAACACTTTTCACAGATGAACTACCAGTAGCATTTAAAATAGGAGATAAAATCTATAAAAACACTACAATAACAGGTGGACAAACAACACAAGAAATAGACACATCAACACTACCAGTAGGAGACTATGATGTAGTAGTAATTGTAGGAGTAGAAAATCAAACACAATTCACAATTATAAAACGTGACATTGAAGATAAAACAATCACAATAGATGAAATTAAAACATTTGAAAATACAACTATAGACTTAACAATCAATGATGAAATGGGAACACAACTTATTGGAAGTATTCCTGTTGAAGTACTACTAAATGGTACCAGTGTACTTAACACTACAATTGTTGATGGTGTTTTAAAAGATACAATTCCAACAGATACACTAGCTGGAGGAGAATATGATGTTGAATTTAAAATACCAGAATCAGACAACTATAACGCAAAAACATTCACAACTAAACTTAACATATTAAAACGTGGTGTAATAGTAGATATTACAACTAATGCTGACCCTGTTAAACCATTAGATAATGTTACAGTAACCATAACAGTTACTGATGAAAACACAGCACAAAGTGTAAGAAATGGAAAAGTTGTACTTAGCTTTGATGAACATGGTGAAATTGCAACACTAGAACTTACAGATGGACGTGCAACATATACCTACACAATACCAACTGATGTTATAATCTTTGAATTCCTACCATACCACTTTGAAGCAGTATATGAAGAAAATGACTACTACACAACAGGTAGTAATAAAATAGAAGTAAACCTGGAAAAACTTGATATTGAAGATAAAACAATCACAATAGATGAAATTAAAACATTTGAAAATACAATTATAGACTTAACAATCAATGATGAAAAAGGAAATACACTCATTGGAAGTATTCCTGTTGAAGTACTACTAAATGGTACCAGTGTACTTAACACAACAATAGTTGATGGTGTACTTAAAGATACCATACCAACAGACACACTAGTTGCAGGAGAATATGATGTTGAATTTAGAATTGAAGAAACAGACATATACAACGCAAAAACATTCACAACTAAACTTAACATATTAAAACGTGATGTAATAGTAGATATTACATCTGATGTATCTGAGATAAAACCACTACACAATATTACATTTACAATAACAGTCACTGATGAAAACACAACACAACCTGTAAAAGAAGGACAAGTTGTACTTAAATTTGACAACAATGAAATTACAACACTAGATCTTAAAGATGGAAAAGCTACATATACTTACACAATACCATCAAATGTTATAGTAATACCATTCATGCCATATACAGTAGAAGCAGATTATATTACAAACAACTACTACAATAAGGCAAGTAACAATCTTCCAGTAGATGTAATAAAAATGGATATTGCAGATACAACAGTAGTGCTTGATGATACTAGAGTATTTGAATAG